A stretch of the Porifericola rhodea genome encodes the following:
- a CDS encoding SusD/RagB family nutrient-binding outer membrane lipoprotein, with protein sequence MKNILSYIKIFVLAGLIVTISACEDFEELNTNPNQPPVVPTTALLSSAQKQLMDHIWDEWHNGRFGMLYAQYWSANEYTDESRYQLRQNINNNYWLYYYAGRDAAMTGDPNGGGIRDLQEIIRLNEETPEDFSAYGDTNNQIAVAKIMKAWMFQIITDIWGDVPYTEALQGADQVAPAYTPQEEIYKDLLVELTEASDMIDVNGAGFTSGDLIYEGDMAKWKKFANSLKMRVAIRMADVEPALAETAITEALAAGVFEGNADNALLRYATSVPNNNPLNEDRKTRADFAASEPLVDLLKKYNDPRLDYYAAPNASGEYVGLTYGLSQSQAGAIPNSAVSQPSEVVLSAESPGVYMDYAEVLFILSEAAARGFIGNDPADYYNQAIEASMEYWSGLAGETIETEVIEDYYTNVVPFDENNWRQSIGEQKWLALYMQGIQGWTEWRRLDFTGVLTPPAAGPLVGTGIPLRVTYPVDEQNLNSASYDEAVARQGADALNTPVWWDVN encoded by the coding sequence ATGAAAAATATATTAAGTTATATCAAAATATTTGTTCTGGCAGGCCTTATTGTAACAATAAGCGCTTGTGAGGACTTTGAGGAGCTAAACACTAACCCTAACCAGCCGCCGGTAGTACCTACTACCGCGCTGCTTTCTTCAGCGCAGAAGCAGTTGATGGATCACATCTGGGATGAGTGGCATAATGGGCGTTTCGGCATGCTCTACGCTCAATACTGGTCTGCCAATGAGTATACAGACGAAAGCAGATACCAACTAAGACAGAACATTAACAATAACTACTGGCTTTACTATTATGCTGGTCGTGATGCTGCTATGACAGGTGACCCTAATGGGGGAGGTATCAGAGACTTACAGGAAATTATTCGCCTTAATGAAGAAACTCCTGAAGACTTTTCTGCATATGGTGACACTAATAACCAGATCGCTGTTGCTAAAATCATGAAAGCCTGGATGTTCCAGATTATCACTGATATTTGGGGTGATGTACCGTATACTGAAGCCCTACAGGGAGCAGATCAGGTAGCACCAGCTTATACTCCTCAGGAGGAAATCTACAAAGATCTTCTTGTAGAGTTAACTGAAGCCAGTGATATGATTGATGTAAATGGTGCGGGTTTCACTAGTGGAGACCTAATTTATGAAGGGGATATGGCAAAGTGGAAGAAGTTTGCTAATTCTCTAAAGATGAGAGTTGCCATCCGCATGGCAGATGTAGAGCCAGCTTTGGCTGAAACTGCAATTACTGAAGCTCTTGCAGCAGGAGTATTTGAAGGTAATGCAGACAATGCTTTATTAAGATATGCTACTTCTGTACCAAATAATAACCCCCTGAACGAAGACAGAAAAACAAGAGCAGACTTTGCAGCGAGTGAACCATTAGTAGATTTACTTAAAAAGTACAATGATCCGCGTCTTGACTACTACGCAGCTCCAAATGCTAGCGGTGAGTACGTTGGTTTAACTTACGGCTTATCACAATCTCAGGCAGGTGCTATTCCTAATAGTGCTGTGTCTCAGCCAAGTGAGGTAGTGCTAAGTGCTGAGTCTCCTGGTGTTTATATGGATTATGCTGAGGTACTTTTTATCCTTTCAGAGGCTGCTGCCCGTGGCTTTATCGGTAATGATCCCGCAGACTACTATAATCAGGCTATTGAGGCCTCTATGGAGTATTGGTCAGGTCTTGCTGGTGAAACTATAGAAACAGAGGTCATTGAAGACTATTATACTAATGTAGTTCCTTTTGACGAAAACAACTGGAGACAGTCTATCGGTGAGCAGAAATGGCTGGCGCTATATATGCAGGGCATTCAGGGCTGGACAGAATGGAGAAGACTTGATTTTACTGGCGTATTAACTCCTCCTGCGGCCGGACCATTAGTAGGTACTGGAATTCCTCTTCGTGTAACTTATCCTGTAGATGAGCAAAACCTAAACAGTGCCAGCTATGATGAGGCTGTTGCTCGTCAGGGAGCAGATGCACTAAACACCCCCGTATGGTGGGATGTGAATTAA